A genomic region of Candidozyma auris chromosome 5, complete sequence contains the following coding sequences:
- the AAF1 gene encoding C2H2-type transcription factor AAF1, whose translation MNLQPYYPDHYESANAPHTLTSYPWCHRRFKSRWLAPHRNHLTRFPASAAWSHKPSILEKIQLLPPPPLSKAPLRPDSSAVFPGRRTKRKSKFTKEQDQLIVSLKRQGRSWVEIADIANVGSYLTARNRYQVIVGQQGSAHLCPWSQDNKMYLQRLLDGAELAKWDFIAKELSKQTGKHFTSKECREYARFLLFSSPESMG comes from the exons ATGAACCTCCAGCCCTACTATCCCGACCACTACGAGTCGGCAAATGCTCCCCATACACTTACCCTGTACCCATGGTGCCACCGGCGGTTCAAGCTGCGGTGGTTGGCGCCCCACAGAAACCATTTGACGAGGTTCCCAGCGCTGGCAGCTTGGAGCCACA AGCCCTCGATTCTCGAAAAGATCCAGCTCCTACCGCCGCCGCCGTTGTCCAAGGCTCCACTCCGACCAGATCTGCTGGCGGTGTTCCCAGGCAGACGCACAAAGCGAAAGTCCAAATTCACCAAGGAACAGGACCAACTTATTGTGTCTCTTAAGCGCCAGGGTCGCCTGTGGGTGGAAATTGCAGACATTGCCAATGTGGGCTCATACTTGACTGCTCGCAACCGTTACCAGGTGATCGTGGGCCAGCAAGGGTCGGCGCACTTGTGTCCGTGGTCTCAGGATAACAAGATGTACCTCCAGCGGCTTCTTGACGGGGCCGAGCTCGCCAAGTGGGATTTCATCGCAAAGGAGCTCTCGAAGCAGACAGGCAAGCATTTCACCCTGAAGGAGTGTCGAGAGTACGCCCggttcttgttgttcaGCAGCCCGGAGTCGATGGGGTGA
- the CDC10 gene encoding septin CDC10 — MSTLEENVIQPVKYVGFDTITSQIENRLLKRGFAFNIMVVGRSGLGKTTLVNTLFSSKLATTQGRRSAEAPIEKTTEIKVHSHVLNENNVRLNVNVIDTPGFGDQVNNDKCWEPLVKERFIPDTRVHCILYFIPPSGTKLKPLDVQALKKLTEIANVVPVIAKSDSLTPNERTAFKRQLQNDFIKHKFNIYPYESDDLLDEEKELNSDIKALIPFAISGSEREIELNGELVRGRKSRWGALNIEDVSQCEFVFLRDFLTRTHLQDLIETTALVHYEGFRTKQLIALKENASNPNRQSNVLRNHIPGTAPGHASVGAGTANGTGAQETANGHAEGGAAAAANTNNTVYQQGMGTSRSMVSSLVDGKEQR, encoded by the exons ATGTCGACCTTGGAGGAAAACGTCATTCAGCCAGTGAAGTATGTCGGATTCGACACCATTACCTCGCAGATCGAAAACAGATTGTTGAAAAGAGGGTTCGCTTTCAACATCATGGTGGTGGGCAGATCCGGGTTGGGCAAAACCACCCTCGTCAACACATTGTTCTCGCTGAAGTTAGCCACAACTCAAGGCCGCCGTTCTGCAGAGGCGCCCATTGAGAAGACCACGGAAATCAAAGTGCACTCTCATGTGTTGAACGAGAACAACGTCCGGTTGAACGTGAACGTGATTGACACCCCTGGTTTCGGCGACCAGGTCAACAACGATAAGTGCTGGGAGCCTTTGGTCAA AGAGCGGTTTATCCCCGACACCCGTGTCCACTGTATCTTGTACTTCATCCCACCTTCGGGCACGAAGTTGAAGCCTTTGGACGTGCAGGCGCTCAAGAAACTTACCGAGATCGCCAACGTTGTGCCAGTGATTGCCAAAAGCGACTCTTTGACGCCCAACGAGAGAACGGCGTTCAAGAGGcagttgcaaaatgactTCATCAAGCACAAGTTCAACATTTACCCATACGAGTCGGATGATTTGTTGGACgaagagaaggagttgaacAGCGACATCAAGGCTCTCATCCCATTCGCTATTTCTGGGTCTGAGCGTGAGATTGAGCTCAACGGCGAGCTTGtcagaggaagaaagtcCAGATGGGGCGCCTTGAACATCGAGGATGTGCTGCAATGTGAGTTTGTGTTCTTGAGAGACTTCTTGACGAGAACCCACTTGCAAGACTTGATAGAGACTACAGCGTTGGTGCACTACGAGGGCTTCAGAACGAAGCAGTTGATTGCATTGAAGGAGAACGCCTCCAACCCAAACAGGCAGTCGAACGTGCTTAGGAACCATATCCCCGGCACTGCTCCAGGACATGCTTCCGTGGGTGCTGGTACTGCCAACGGAACTGGTGCCCAAGAAACTGCCAATGGCCACGCCGAAGGTGGGGCCGCTGCGGCTGcaaacaccaacaacacaGTCTACCAGCAAGGCATGGGCACCTCCAGAAGCATGGTGCTGAGTCTTGTGGACGGCAAGGAGCAGAGGTAG
- the ECM15 gene encoding Ecm15p → MAVSIHCLADVCLIPIGTGKASVSDEVAVITKIARESSLETTLHSAGTTIAGPWTDVMDLIGRFHEALHAKGVVRIQSDIRVGTRTDKLQTPQDKVDVVERKLKANE, encoded by the coding sequence ATGGCCGTTTCTATTCACTGTCTAGCTGATGTCTGTCTCATTCCAATTGGTACAGGCAAGGCGTCAGTTTCTGATGAGGTTGCTGTGATCACTAAGATAGCCAGGGAGCTGAGTCTCGAAACAACGTTACACTCGGCTGGCACCACCATTGCTGGACCCTGGACAGATGTGATGGACCTCATTGGGCGTTTTCACGAGGCGTTGCATGCCAAGGGCGTGGTGAGAATCCAGAGTGATATCAGAGTGGGCACGAGGACGGACAAGTTGCAGACGCCTCAGGATAAGGTGGATGTAGTGGAGAGGAAGTTGAAAGCCAATGAGTAA
- the GLG2 gene encoding Glg2p, which yields MTKAYATLLHGEDYVPGALTLAKTLLKFGTKAKLAILLDKSSLSKKSVDLIENTFHDVVDISETSVSASVEKVAEKLGRKELAITFSKILLWNLTNYDQIVFLDSDTLPLKPLDSLLPFLYNVTPSAHYQYNPALERFRDQIRLVHFIGASKPWHTRYEGNEEFRSVWWKHFDEFFSDEATRIHLLSRPQGQGEAHLFKFTKLVNAWDTDEEQAPSLENLNISSQPPKKIFPWEEREQVEPTRVWEPVSLARESGGRRERRVSLDGNTEARVSSIGSGRSLRRASNQFKDETGFNPEKSLEEVSKMPLKFLQSKRSADEGGTSK from the exons atGACTAAAGCTTACGCCACCTTACTCCATGGCGAGGACTATGTGCCTGGTGCACTCACCTTGGCCAAAACGCTTTTAAAGTTTGGCACCAAGGCTAAATTGGCCATCTTGCTCGACAAGTCGAGTTTGAGCAAGAAACTGGTGGACCTCATTGAGAACACGTTTCATGATGTCGTGGACATTTCGGAAACGCTGGTGCTGGCGTCAGTGGAGAAAGTTGCTGAGAAgcttggaagaaaagaattggccatcaccttctccaagatcttgttgtgGAACTTGACCAATTACGATCAGATTGTGTTTCTAGACTCAGACACGTTGCCATTGAAGCCATTGGATAGCTt GCTACCATTTCTCTACAACGTCACTCCGTCTGCTCATTACCAATACAATCCAGCGTTGGAGAGATTTCGGGACCAGATCAGGTTGGTGCATTTCATTGGTGCCAGCAAGCCTTGGCACACGCGGTACGAAGGCAACGAGGAGTTTAGAAGTGTGTGGTGGAAgcattttgatgaatttttctCCGATGAGGCAACAAGAATCCATCTTTTACTGAGACCGCAGGGCCAGGGAGAGGCTCACCTCTTCAAGTTTAccaagttggtgaatgCATGGGATACAGATGAGGAGCAGGCGCCTAGCCTCGAGAATTTGAACATATCGTCGCagccaccaaagaagattTTCCCCTGGGAAGAACGAGAGCAAGTTGAGCCCACTCGAGTGTGGGAACCTGTGAGCTTGGCTAGGGAGAGCGGTGGCAGACGAGAACGGAGGGTGTCGTTGGACGGCAATACGGAGGCCCGAGTGCTGCTGATTGGGTCGGGCAGGTCGTTGAGGCGGGCCAGTAACCAATTCAAAGACGAGACAGGGTTCAATCCGGAGAAGTCGTTGGAGGAGGTATCAAAGATGCCcttgaagttcttgcaGTCAAAGAGAAGTGCTGATGAGGGAGGTACTTCGAAGTGA